Proteins from one Blattabacterium cuenoti genomic window:
- the thrC gene encoding threonine synthase produces MLYHSLENYKNLVSFENAVLKGLSPDGGLYVPERIPKLEHQFIHNISNYDIDTIAMNIIKPYIGKSIPEDFIHNIICDTLNFPFPLQKIHDNIHVLELFHGPTLAFKDVGARFMAGCLSYFSKRIGQNVTVLVATSGDTGGAVAQGFHKKPGIEVIILYPYNGISSLQEQQITSLGDNIFSVAINGNFDNCQKMVKKAFLDKKIQKKYLLTSANSINIARWIPQMFYYFLAYRKIKMMGNTKELIFSVPSGNFGNICAGMMAEKMGVPIKLFIASTNINDTIPRFLKYEKYHPLPVKKTISNAMDISDPSNFSRIWNFLYKKNIFQLKQKLFSYQFTDKNTLDTINIVWKKYKYMLDPHGSIGYLGLRKYLQEVKDSSSRIAIFLETAHPIKFIDEIPSSLRGEIIAPDILKKFLSRKVKKQKISLSNDFNVFRDWLLERR; encoded by the coding sequence ATGTTGTATCATAGTTTAGAAAATTATAAAAATTTAGTTTCTTTTGAAAATGCTGTATTAAAAGGGTTATCACCAGATGGTGGATTATACGTTCCTGAACGTATTCCAAAATTAGAACATCAATTTATTCATAATATTTCTAATTATGATATTGATACAATAGCGATGAATATCATCAAACCTTATATTGGAAAATCTATTCCAGAAGATTTTATTCATAATATCATTTGTGATACTTTAAATTTTCCTTTTCCATTACAAAAAATTCATGATAATATTCACGTATTAGAGCTTTTTCATGGACCTACTTTAGCTTTTAAAGATGTAGGAGCTAGATTTATGGCAGGATGTTTGAGTTATTTTTCTAAAAGAATAGGACAAAATGTCACAGTTTTAGTAGCTACTTCAGGAGATACTGGTGGAGCTGTAGCTCAAGGGTTTCACAAAAAACCTGGAATAGAAGTTATTATTTTATATCCGTATAATGGAATTAGTTCTTTGCAAGAACAACAAATTACTTCTTTAGGAGACAATATATTTTCTGTAGCAATAAATGGAAATTTTGATAATTGTCAAAAAATGGTAAAAAAAGCCTTTTTGGATAAAAAAATACAAAAAAAATATTTATTGACTTCTGCTAATTCTATTAATATCGCTAGATGGATCCCTCAAATGTTTTATTATTTTTTAGCTTATAGAAAAATAAAAATGATGGGGAATACAAAAGAATTAATTTTTTCAGTTCCTAGTGGAAATTTTGGAAATATCTGTGCAGGAATGATGGCTGAAAAAATGGGCGTTCCCATAAAATTATTTATTGCTTCTACAAATATTAATGATACTATTCCTAGATTTTTAAAATATGAAAAATATCATCCTCTTCCAGTAAAAAAAACTATATCCAATGCTATGGATATATCTGATCCAAGTAATTTTTCTAGAATATGGAATTTTTTGTACAAAAAAAATATATTTCAATTAAAACAAAAACTTTTTTCTTATCAGTTTACGGATAAAAATACTTTAGACACCATCAATATAGTTTGGAAAAAATATAAATATATGCTTGATCCACACGGATCTATTGGTTATTTAGGATTAAGAAAATATTTGCAAGAAGTAAAAGATTCTTCATCTAGAATTGCTATTTTTTTAGAAACTGCTCATCCAATTAAATTTATAGATGAGATACCGTCCTCTTTAAGAGGAGAAATTATTGCTCCTGATATACTGAAAAAATTTTTAAGTAGAAAAGTAAAAAAACAAAAAATATCCTTATCTAATGATTTTAATGTTTTTAGAGATTGGTTATTAGAAAGAAGATAA
- a CDS encoding nucleoside deaminase gives MKIALKEAFIAFQKNEVPIGAAITCDDVVIAKAHNLTETFNNITAHAEILVLNLASNYLKNKYMKECTLYVTIEPCIMCAGALFWSQIGRVVCGASNHSRIGFLSSGIQLHPKTKFVSGVMKNQCQDVIQKFFFLRRIEKNKIM, from the coding sequence ATGAAAATAGCTTTAAAAGAAGCTTTTATTGCTTTTCAAAAGAATGAAGTTCCTATAGGAGCTGCAATAACATGTGACGATGTAGTAATAGCAAAAGCTCATAATTTAACTGAAACTTTCAATAATATTACCGCACATGCAGAAATTTTAGTTCTTAATTTAGCATCCAATTATTTGAAAAATAAATACATGAAGGAATGCACCTTATATGTCACTATAGAACCATGTATTATGTGTGCTGGAGCTTTATTTTGGTCTCAAATAGGAAGAGTAGTTTGTGGAGCTTCCAACCATTCTAGAATAGGATTTTTGTCTTCTGGTATCCAATTACATCCAAAAACTAAATTTGTTTCTGGAGTAATGAAAAATCAGTGTCAAGATGTTATTCAAAAATTCTTCTTTCTTAGAAGGATTGAGAAAAACAAAATTATGTAA
- a CDS encoding DedA family protein — protein MLDLWDFFQHLFNPRWIFLYFGKTALFVLLAIVFAETGFFIGFLLPGDSLLFTAGIFGEDLCKNFYNVPFFVIILIVAGVAILGNMQGYWLGYKSGKLLYKKKDSFLFKKKHLILAKLFYNKYKTTALIMSRFLPVFRSFAPIVAGVIRISFKKFMVYNIIGALTWTFSIMLAGHYLDKSFPELKNHLEWIILLIVFTTTLPIILKIKIKKKAKKVLT, from the coding sequence ATGTTGGATCTTTGGGACTTTTTTCAGCATTTATTCAATCCAAGATGGATATTCTTATATTTTGGAAAAACAGCTTTGTTTGTTCTCTTAGCAATAGTTTTTGCAGAAACAGGATTTTTTATTGGGTTTTTATTGCCAGGAGACTCTTTATTATTTACTGCTGGAATTTTTGGAGAAGACTTATGCAAAAATTTTTATAATGTTCCCTTTTTTGTAATTATTTTAATTGTAGCTGGAGTTGCTATTCTTGGTAATATGCAAGGATATTGGTTAGGATATAAATCAGGAAAATTATTATATAAAAAAAAGGATTCATTTCTTTTTAAGAAAAAACATCTTATTCTAGCAAAATTATTTTACAACAAATACAAAACAACTGCATTGATTATGAGTCGATTTCTCCCAGTTTTTCGTTCTTTTGCTCCCATTGTGGCAGGAGTAATTCGTATAAGTTTTAAAAAATTTATGGTATATAATATTATTGGAGCACTTACTTGGACTTTTTCTATTATGTTAGCTGGACATTATTTAGATAAAAGTTTTCCTGAATTAAAAAATCATCTTGAATGGATAATATTATTAATCGTATTTACTACAACTTTACCGATTATACTAAAAATAAAAATAAAGAAAAAAGCTAAAAAAGTACTTACATAA
- the aroB gene encoding 3-dehydroquinate synthase, translating to MKKSEKDKLIFFNEKAYEILRNYLLKKVDSIKNTFILVDDKTYQYCLPVLLSHVDSLKESNLIRIKSGEKEKNIHTCIQICKILENFKANRKSLILNLGGGVVTDIGGFVASIFKRGICFVNIPTSLLGMVDASIGYKTGINLDSIKNEIGSFYIPEFLIIDPNFLKTLSNQEIISGMSEVFKHGLIADKDFWINLNNIKNIIDITDNQWDHLICRSILIKQKIVDQDPKEKGLRKILNFGHTIGHALESYFMNTDKVILHGIAVVIGMICESWISYKINGLSISDYENIKFTLSKFYSIQNKILNLSDSEIEKILVIMEYDKKNEKNKIQFSLLKEIGKCSYNCQVPHSLIRECFFELKNIDFS from the coding sequence ATGAAAAAAAGTGAGAAGGACAAACTCATATTTTTTAATGAAAAAGCTTATGAAATACTAAGAAATTATCTACTTAAAAAAGTAGATTCCATAAAAAATACATTTATTTTAGTGGATGACAAAACTTATCAATATTGTCTTCCTGTTCTTCTTTCTCATGTAGACTCCCTAAAAGAATCTAACTTAATTAGAATAAAATCAGGGGAAAAAGAAAAAAATATTCATACATGCATTCAAATATGTAAAATTTTAGAGAATTTTAAAGCAAATAGAAAAAGTTTAATCCTAAATTTAGGAGGAGGTGTTGTAACAGATATAGGTGGATTCGTTGCTTCTATATTTAAAAGAGGAATTTGTTTTGTGAATATTCCTACTTCCTTATTAGGAATGGTTGATGCTTCTATAGGATATAAAACAGGTATTAATTTAGATTCTATTAAAAATGAAATAGGATCTTTTTATATTCCAGAATTTTTAATAATTGATCCTAATTTTTTGAAAACACTATCTAATCAAGAAATCATTTCTGGAATGTCTGAGGTGTTTAAACATGGTTTAATAGCAGATAAAGATTTTTGGATAAATCTAAATAATATAAAAAACATTATTGATATAACAGACAATCAATGGGATCATTTAATTTGTAGATCTATTTTGATAAAACAAAAAATTGTAGATCAAGACCCTAAAGAGAAAGGATTAAGAAAAATTCTTAATTTTGGACATACTATTGGACATGCTTTAGAAAGTTATTTTATGAATACGGATAAAGTTATATTACATGGAATAGCAGTGGTTATAGGTATGATATGCGAATCTTGGATTTCATATAAAATTAATGGGTTATCCATCTCTGATTATGAGAATATAAAATTTACACTTTCTAAATTTTATTCAATCCAAAATAAAATTTTGAATCTATCTGATTCAGAAATTGAAAAAATACTGGTGATTATGGAATATGATAAAAAAAATGAAAAAAACAAAATTCAATTTTCTTTACTAAAAGAGATAGGAAAATGTTCTTATAATTGTCAAGTACCACATTCTTTGATCAGAGAATGTTTTTTTGAACTAAAAAACATAGATTTTTCTTAA
- a CDS encoding 50S ribosomal protein L25 — MKYVNIYGQKRNVGKKAVRSIRLSGKIPCILYGKDINIPFFTSLENLKKIVYTTEFHGVIIQIEGYENINAVRKEIQFDPVNDKILHVDFFQINESKPIILEIPIKFFGRPIGVSKGGEYYSPIRKLKIKAFPSNIPEYIKLNIDSLDIGDKIIVDDLYNSQYVILHSSNTLIARVKNSRINIKESQEENKEDQKEKENPKGEEDKKGKNK, encoded by the coding sequence ATGAAATATGTAAATATATACGGTCAAAAAAGAAATGTAGGTAAAAAGGCTGTTCGTTCTATTCGACTTTCTGGAAAAATACCATGTATTTTATATGGAAAAGATATTAATATTCCATTTTTCACTTCATTAGAAAATTTAAAAAAAATAGTGTATACAACGGAATTTCATGGAGTAATCATTCAAATAGAGGGATATGAAAATATAAATGCAGTTCGAAAAGAAATACAATTTGATCCTGTTAATGATAAAATATTACATGTAGATTTTTTTCAAATTAATGAATCGAAACCTATTATATTAGAAATTCCTATAAAATTTTTTGGAAGACCGATTGGAGTTTCTAAAGGCGGAGAATATTATTCTCCAATTAGAAAATTAAAAATAAAAGCTTTTCCATCTAATATTCCAGAATATATAAAATTGAATATAGATTCTTTAGATATAGGAGATAAGATAATAGTTGATGATTTATATAATAGTCAATATGTTATATTACATTCTTCTAATACGCTTATAGCAAGAGTAAAAAATTCACGTATAAATATTAAAGAATCCCAAGAAGAAAATAAAGAAGATCAAAAAGAAAAAGAAAATCCAAAAGGAGAAGAAGATAAGAAAGGAAAAAATAAATAA
- a CDS encoding thymidylate synthase encodes MKQYLNLLKNVLKNGIKKQDRTGIGTISIFGYHMRFNLEKGFPLLTTKKLNLRSIIYELLWFLKGDTNIQYLKDNQVSIWDEWSDKNGNLGPIYGFQWRKWPTYDGFFIDQITNLIKEIKLNPNSRRLIVSSWNVGMIKNMALPPCHLLFQFYVSDKKLSLLLYQRSADIFLGLPFNIASYALLLIMLSKTLDLKEKELIHTVGDAHIYNNHIKQVKLQIKRTPRKLPKMILNPLVKNIFEFRFEDFQLKDYNPYPHIKGDVAI; translated from the coding sequence ATGAAACAATACTTAAATCTATTAAAAAACGTATTAAAAAATGGTATAAAAAAGCAAGATCGTACTGGTATTGGAACGATAAGTATATTTGGATATCATATGCGATTCAATTTAGAAAAAGGGTTCCCTCTTTTAACCACAAAAAAATTAAATTTACGATCTATTATTTATGAATTATTATGGTTTTTGAAAGGAGACACAAACATCCAATATTTGAAAGATAATCAAGTTTCAATATGGGACGAATGGTCAGATAAAAACGGAAATCTTGGACCAATATATGGATTTCAATGGAGAAAATGGCCAACATATGATGGATTTTTTATTGATCAAATAACTAATCTTATAAAAGAAATAAAATTAAACCCGAATTCACGACGTTTAATTGTTTCTTCTTGGAATGTTGGTATGATTAAAAATATGGCTTTACCTCCTTGTCATTTGCTCTTTCAATTCTATGTATCTGACAAAAAATTGTCTTTACTCCTGTATCAAAGGAGTGCAGACATTTTTTTAGGATTACCATTTAACATAGCTTCTTATGCTCTATTGCTTATTATGTTATCTAAAACTCTTGATTTAAAAGAAAAAGAACTTATACATACTGTAGGGGATGCTCATATCTATAATAACCATATTAAACAGGTAAAATTACAAATAAAAAGAACTCCAAGAAAACTTCCAAAAATGATCCTTAATCCATTAGTAAAAAATATTTTTGAATTTCGTTTTGAAGATTTTCAATTAAAAGATTATAATCCTTATCCTCATATTAAAGGAGATGTAGCAATTTAA
- the gyrA gene encoding DNA gyrase subunit A: protein MSEGEKLVPINIEDEMKSSYIDYSMSVIVSRALPDARDGLKPVHRRVLYGMYKLGVLSKSSYKKSARIVGEVLGKYHPHGDVSVYDTMVRMAQKWILRYPLIDGQGNFGSLDADPPAAMRYTEVRMKKISEEMLLDLKKDTVDIQLNFDDSLEEPKVLPTRIPNLLINGSSGIAVGMATNIPPHNLKETINAICAYIDNDNNLSVEQIMKYIKAPDFPTGGIIYGYDGVKNAFHTGRGRIILRAKVHFEEVQGRQCIIVDEIPYQVNKADMITKTVGLMKEGKMEGIYQIRDESDRNGLRIVYVLKQNTNPKILLNKLFQYTSLQTYFNVNNIALVNGNPVQLNIKDLIQNFVDHRNDVIVRRTKYELKKCKNRVHILMGFFKILDHLEIMIQMIKRSKNHYEACFTLIKEFKISEDQSKSILDMRLQSLTSLELKKLKREYDEIVKKIEFFQNVLNQNSIRKKIIQEELLDIKKKYQDSRRTQIDYSGSEVHIEDLIENEQVVLTISHAGYIKRTSLSEYKRQGRGGIGNRGAIARESDFFKHLLIATNHQYLLFFTEKGKCFWLRVYEIPEGSKISKGRAIQNIIHLQKDDKVNAYILTGDLTKKEYVKDHYVMMVTQKGIIKKTSLENYSRPRKYGINAIIIRKGDSLLEAILTKGDSHVFIAVKSGRIIRFSENKVRSTGRTSSGVIGIHFTVKDDMVIGMICVGVEEKGHLLVVSKKGFGKRSHLKNYRVTNRGGKGIKTINITRKTGCLIAIKYVTDQDDLMIIKKSGIIIRISVSDIRVMGRTTQGVRLINLKENDAIADVAQVYKPPIMEFH from the coding sequence ATGAGTGAAGGAGAAAAATTGGTTCCCATCAATATAGAAGATGAAATGAAATCATCTTACATAGATTATTCTATGTCTGTTATTGTATCTAGAGCTCTTCCTGACGCTAGAGATGGATTAAAGCCTGTACATAGAAGAGTTCTTTATGGAATGTATAAATTAGGAGTTCTTTCTAAGAGCTCTTACAAAAAATCAGCTCGTATTGTTGGAGAAGTTTTAGGAAAATATCATCCACATGGAGATGTTTCTGTTTACGACACTATGGTTCGTATGGCTCAAAAATGGATTCTTCGTTACCCATTAATAGATGGACAAGGAAATTTTGGATCATTAGATGCAGACCCACCTGCAGCTATGCGTTATACAGAGGTAAGAATGAAAAAAATATCTGAAGAAATGCTGTTGGATTTAAAAAAAGATACGGTAGATATTCAATTAAATTTTGATGATTCTTTAGAGGAACCGAAAGTTTTACCTACACGCATTCCTAATCTTCTCATTAATGGATCTTCTGGTATTGCAGTTGGAATGGCTACTAACATTCCTCCTCATAATTTAAAAGAGACTATAAATGCTATTTGTGCTTATATAGACAATGATAATAATTTATCAGTAGAACAAATTATGAAATACATTAAAGCTCCAGACTTTCCAACAGGTGGTATTATTTATGGATATGATGGAGTTAAAAACGCTTTTCATACTGGAAGAGGACGTATTATTTTGCGTGCGAAAGTTCATTTTGAAGAAGTTCAAGGAAGACAATGTATTATAGTAGATGAAATTCCTTACCAAGTGAATAAAGCAGATATGATAACTAAAACTGTAGGATTAATGAAAGAAGGGAAAATGGAAGGGATTTATCAAATTCGTGATGAATCGGATAGAAATGGATTACGAATTGTTTATGTTCTGAAACAAAACACAAATCCTAAAATTTTATTGAATAAATTATTTCAATATACTTCACTACAAACTTATTTTAACGTTAATAATATAGCATTAGTTAATGGGAATCCTGTTCAATTAAATATAAAGGATCTTATTCAAAATTTTGTGGATCATCGAAATGATGTTATTGTTCGTCGTACAAAATATGAATTAAAAAAATGTAAAAATCGTGTTCATATATTAATGGGATTTTTTAAAATATTAGATCATTTAGAAATTATGATTCAAATGATTAAAAGATCCAAAAATCATTATGAAGCTTGTTTCACTCTGATTAAAGAATTTAAAATATCAGAGGATCAATCTAAATCTATTTTAGATATGCGCTTACAAAGTCTTACTTCTTTAGAGCTAAAAAAATTGAAAAGAGAATATGATGAAATTGTAAAAAAAATAGAGTTTTTTCAAAATGTTTTAAATCAAAATTCTATAAGAAAAAAAATTATTCAAGAAGAACTTTTAGATATCAAGAAAAAATATCAAGATTCACGACGAACACAAATTGATTATTCAGGAAGTGAAGTGCATATAGAAGATTTAATTGAAAATGAACAAGTAGTTTTAACTATTTCTCATGCTGGTTATATCAAAAGAACATCTTTATCGGAATACAAACGTCAAGGAAGAGGTGGGATAGGAAATAGAGGAGCTATAGCCAGAGAGTCTGATTTTTTTAAACATTTGCTTATAGCAACAAATCATCAATATCTACTTTTTTTTACAGAAAAAGGAAAATGTTTCTGGTTAAGAGTATATGAAATTCCGGAAGGATCTAAAATTTCTAAAGGAAGAGCTATACAAAATATTATTCATCTTCAAAAAGATGATAAAGTGAATGCTTATATATTAACAGGAGATCTTACTAAGAAAGAGTACGTGAAAGATCACTACGTTATGATGGTAACTCAAAAAGGTATCATTAAAAAAACATCCTTGGAAAATTACTCTAGACCTAGAAAATATGGAATAAATGCTATCATAATTCGTAAAGGAGATTCTTTGTTAGAAGCTATTTTAACTAAGGGAGATAGTCATGTTTTTATTGCTGTAAAAAGTGGGAGAATTATTCGTTTTTCAGAAAATAAAGTTCGTTCAACTGGAAGAACTTCTTCCGGAGTAATAGGAATTCATTTTACAGTTAAGGATGATATGGTAATTGGAATGATATGTGTTGGTGTAGAGGAAAAAGGACATTTGCTAGTTGTTTCTAAAAAAGGATTTGGGAAGAGGTCACATTTAAAAAATTATCGTGTTACTAATCGTGGAGGGAAAGGGATAAAAACAATAAATATCACTAGAAAAACAGGGTGTTTGATTGCTATAAAATATGTTACAGATCAAGATGATTTGATGATCATTAAAAAATCCGGTATTATTATACGTATATCTGTTTCAGACATAAGAGTTATGGGAAGGACAACTCAAGGTGTTAGATTGATTAATTTAAAAGAAAATGATGCCATAGCTGATGTTGCTCAAGTTTATAAACCTCCTATTATGGAATTTCATTAA
- a CDS encoding ribose-phosphate pyrophosphokinase — protein sequence MNQKVLFFSTRSGLKLAKNISSFYGPFLGKVQFLKFSDGEYTPCFEQSVRGSRVFLIGSTFPPVDNLMELLLMCDAARRASANNITLVIPYFGWARQDHKDKPRTPIAAKLIANLMVASGATRLMTMDLHADQIQGFFDIPVDHLYASRIFIDYIKKLNMDQLTIASPDMGGAKRARSYACYLGTDVVICYKERKKANEIEFMNLIGNVVDKNIILIDDMVDTAGTLTEAANLIKKQGAKSVRAIATHPVLSGNSYEKINKSELEELVVTDTIPISEVKYSDKIKVLSCASLFAEVMQSVHNDESISNKFII from the coding sequence ATGAATCAAAAGGTTCTCTTCTTTTCTACAAGAAGTGGGTTAAAATTGGCAAAAAATATATCTTCTTTTTATGGACCTTTTCTTGGAAAGGTCCAATTTTTAAAATTTAGTGATGGAGAATATACTCCTTGTTTTGAACAATCTGTTCGTGGATCTAGAGTTTTTTTAATTGGTTCTACTTTTCCTCCGGTAGATAATTTAATGGAATTATTATTAATGTGCGATGCAGCTCGTAGAGCTTCCGCTAATAATATAACACTTGTTATTCCATATTTTGGATGGGCTAGACAAGATCATAAAGATAAGCCAAGGACTCCTATTGCTGCGAAATTAATAGCAAATTTAATGGTTGCTTCAGGAGCAACTAGACTCATGACTATGGATTTGCATGCAGATCAAATTCAGGGTTTTTTTGATATACCTGTAGATCATTTGTATGCATCTAGAATATTCATTGATTATATTAAAAAATTAAACATGGATCAATTAACTATTGCTTCTCCAGATATGGGTGGAGCTAAAAGAGCTAGAAGCTATGCTTGTTATTTGGGAACAGATGTAGTAATCTGTTATAAAGAAAGGAAAAAAGCAAATGAAATTGAATTTATGAATCTTATAGGAAATGTTGTAGATAAAAATATCATATTGATAGATGATATGGTAGATACAGCTGGAACTTTAACAGAAGCCGCAAACTTAATAAAAAAACAAGGAGCTAAAAGTGTACGAGCTATTGCTACTCATCCAGTTTTATCTGGGAATTCATATGAAAAAATAAATAAATCCGAACTTGAAGAATTAGTAGTTACAGATACTATTCCTATAAGTGAAGTTAAATATAGTGATAAAATTAAAGTTTTATCTTGTGCATCACTTTTTGCTGAAGTAATGCAATCAGTACACAATGATGAATCTATCAGTAATAAATTCATAATATGA